Proteins encoded within one genomic window of Geotalea daltonii FRC-32:
- a CDS encoding cadherin-like beta sandwich domain-containing protein, protein MGKRIIKRIHGMGVASKLGLVMVLTVLVSVFMYQGLFKPNGISATPTISNAWTNVYSTAASTAAVDVTSSSFSVNTGNTNRLLLVAVQFETSAATTLVSPPTISYGGVNLTQIQNTFAFSGRSHAYMGYLRSSQIPAGLNAVRVQASTGNSNTFQGVQIAVASYFDIDQTNPINDSSQSATASASVTFGSQVDYVANGITVFCATNGGSPATLTSPTGFTGQSGATSTASGSSGFVASSAVHAAPGSYAGTTSVSFGGTTSTRSALVVASLRPATVLSNNADLGSMTISAGELTPAFSSTVTSYTAAVTNGTSSITVTPTLADANAEVTVNGVEVASGTASSPISLAVGDNTISIRVTAQDEVTTKTYTIVVNRAATGGGGSNVTYHTRGLTSIDLIAHGATNVVAEGDSLNGGISYNFTVATNQYRAITSTTAPSGTYRNRLRYGADWSGTTEVLRSYTSKYSSAMTIGANATTRMCVYNRGTVNNCTGYAEIYEYNDNSGIVGARKGITPVSATFSGSTAVNIDLTFNNAAFPVSSGNRVVVYYYLTANTSDPCILYGAAYNASTPAGTTYFTLTESAGGGSSTNANLSNLALSSGTLTPAFASSTTSYTASVANTVTSITVTPTEEDTTATTTVNGVPVESGTASGPISLAVESNTVTVVVTAQDGVTKKTYTVVVTRAPSTNANLSNLTLSTGTLTPAFASGTISYTASVTNSTTSLTVTPTAQDTTATIKVNGITVASGVASAAIPLAVGSNTINTVVTAQDGSTTTTYTVVVTRAPSTNANLSSLTLSNGTLIPAFASGTTYYTASVTNGTTSVTVTPTVQDSTATVTINGVSVASGTPSGAIPLSVGSNTINTVVTAQDGSTTKTYTVVVTRAPSTNANLSNLALSAGTLTPAFASGTTSYAASVSNATSTITVTPTVQDATATITVNGVAVTSGTASVPFALVVGANTLNTVVTAQDGATTKIYTVMVTRAASTNANLNNFALSSGTLSPAFASGTTSYTASVSNATSTITVTPTAQDSTATIKVNGVAVTSGTASVPFALVVGANTLNTVVTAQDGTTTKTYTVVVTRAPSTNTNLSNLVLSAGTLSPSFASGTTSYTASVTNATSSITVTPTVQDTTATIKVNGATVASGSASGAITLTVGSNTIDTQVTAQDGTTIKTYTVVVTRAAPVINSTTASALTFSAVTRSSITVTAPYSGDADNDNSCVIRWGTSSGSYPNVATATKTGSAYVATISSGLQPLTPYFFQATFTDSDGVSGSPVSGTQSTAANGATSPLMHNGANLGTKYNGGNWGVDYTCATCHSRVPTSNIKKVMTLISGRTVSFLQMTGATNSFGNDGRPRLGKSTNVCEVCHTQTIFHRYSSNPGVDPLPGGYAHKNRLDCTTCHPHNKGFAGSGCDGCHGNPPTTANIDNSNNTGMVWSPEPTGATNPVGPGGHSVHESRGIKCDACHNGNTMSDVSYTIQMGFNINGTNWTGFPGSAAFGTFSARTPTNNKYSFVNSNPGTMVRQSPSGRNSCNVYCHGNWAGANGNLTASWEGGSAQAQCGACHRATAGNPPTNGSHLAHAGASPNLRLGCDKCHGTHTNNTHANGTVTWDLTSISTSARYNGALSGSTNAIAPSSSYQTCSNLYCHSTVQPNGGTGNPASYFTPKWGDSATVSGCGACHTDMQASGTGNHLKHTAKYSCTICHNAAGDNSTKHADNYIDVAFSGAGTGTSYTQARTLAGSDGYGTCSTISCHGSGASSTAWGNTLNCGGCHLIANLKGAHGKHINTAALPTLYNYTANRSTTIGYNFGCSNCHPLDVLTKHVDGYIDVTLNATNTGNGGSVGYLRSRNSATADGLAPSKGASGIYGTSGASVRCSASYCHSNAYAGNQKFIDSPDWYGSYTGTDKCAMCHGNSPNANDPTNQPGSPAHYSKNFLGFANISSGHVIGIHAKNIFTGRFGLAAVGNTAVGSHGNASTSSTINCNMCHYSTVTTYANDKNKACAPCHSSTPKNPAELIADKTFHINGKVDVAFAPIRVKSKAQIRGADYNSSLWSRQVGYKVSGAYDVAFKTFTTATQWNETTKTCSNIACHNGASVKWGDTGGVTNCASCHF, encoded by the coding sequence ATGGGAAAAAGAATTATCAAACGGATTCATGGGATGGGAGTTGCTTCCAAACTGGGCCTGGTGATGGTTCTGACTGTGTTGGTCAGCGTATTTATGTACCAGGGACTTTTTAAGCCGAACGGAATTTCAGCTACTCCCACCATAAGCAACGCTTGGACCAATGTCTACTCCACTGCGGCATCTACCGCCGCGGTGGATGTAACTTCATCGTCATTTTCAGTCAATACTGGAAATACCAACAGACTCTTGCTGGTGGCGGTTCAATTTGAGACCTCTGCAGCGACGACTCTTGTTTCACCACCCACCATCAGCTATGGCGGGGTTAATCTTACGCAAATACAGAACACCTTCGCCTTCAGCGGTCGTTCTCATGCCTATATGGGGTATCTGAGGAGCTCGCAGATACCAGCAGGTCTAAACGCCGTGCGTGTGCAGGCCAGCACCGGAAACAGCAACACCTTTCAGGGGGTGCAGATCGCGGTAGCCTCCTACTTTGATATTGATCAGACCAACCCCATCAACGATAGTTCTCAGTCGGCAACTGCCAGCGCTTCGGTTACCTTTGGCAGCCAGGTGGATTATGTGGCCAATGGCATTACCGTGTTCTGTGCCACCAATGGTGGCTCACCTGCTACCTTAACCTCCCCCACAGGATTTACCGGACAAAGCGGTGCCACATCCACGGCAAGTGGCTCGTCCGGTTTCGTTGCATCATCTGCGGTTCATGCTGCTCCTGGCAGTTATGCCGGCACGACCAGCGTTTCCTTCGGCGGAACCACTTCAACCAGGTCAGCCCTTGTGGTCGCTTCTCTTCGTCCGGCGACAGTCTTGTCCAATAATGCCGATCTGGGCAGCATGACTATTTCGGCGGGGGAACTGACGCCGGCTTTCAGCAGTACTGTTACTTCCTATACGGCGGCAGTCACTAATGGGACAAGTTCCATAACCGTAACCCCGACACTGGCAGATGCAAATGCAGAAGTTACAGTCAATGGAGTCGAGGTTGCCAGTGGAACTGCTTCTTCTCCCATTTCGCTGGCTGTGGGTGACAACACCATTTCGATACGGGTTACGGCGCAGGATGAGGTCACGACCAAAACTTACACCATAGTGGTAAATCGTGCCGCGACCGGTGGCGGAGGTTCAAATGTCACCTATCATACCCGTGGTCTGACTTCGATAGATCTAATCGCCCATGGAGCAACCAATGTCGTTGCAGAAGGAGATTCCCTTAACGGTGGTATCTCTTACAACTTTACAGTCGCCACCAATCAATACCGGGCCATAACCAGCACCACAGCCCCATCCGGCACCTATCGAAATCGTCTGCGCTATGGTGCCGACTGGAGTGGAACAACAGAGGTGTTGCGTTCATATACGTCCAAATACTCTTCTGCCATGACCATCGGTGCCAATGCGACAACACGTATGTGTGTTTATAACAGGGGCACTGTCAACAACTGTACCGGTTACGCAGAAATCTATGAGTACAATGACAACTCTGGAATAGTCGGTGCCAGGAAAGGCATTACGCCCGTCAGCGCTACTTTCTCCGGCTCGACTGCTGTAAACATTGACCTTACTTTCAATAATGCGGCATTTCCGGTCAGTAGCGGTAACAGAGTGGTAGTGTATTATTACCTCACTGCCAATACCTCCGATCCCTGCATTCTCTATGGTGCCGCATATAATGCCAGTACGCCGGCCGGGACAACCTATTTCACACTCACTGAGTCTGCAGGCGGCGGCTCTTCCACCAATGCCAACCTCAGCAATCTGGCGCTGTCTTCCGGTACGCTCACACCCGCATTTGCCAGCAGCACCACATCCTACACGGCATCCGTTGCCAATACTGTGACCTCGATTACCGTTACGCCGACCGAGGAGGATACAACCGCTACCACCACCGTTAACGGCGTTCCTGTGGAAAGCGGCACCGCTTCCGGGCCCATCAGCCTGGCGGTAGAGAGCAACACTGTTACTGTTGTAGTCACCGCCCAGGATGGGGTCACAAAAAAGACCTACACGGTGGTTGTCACCAGGGCGCCGTCGACCAACGCCAACCTGAGCAATCTGACCCTTTCGACAGGTACGCTGACCCCGGCCTTCGCCAGCGGCACAATCTCCTATACTGCCTCAGTTACCAATTCCACCACTTCCCTGACGGTGACTCCTACTGCACAGGACACTACGGCAACCATCAAGGTTAATGGCATTACCGTTGCCAGCGGTGTGGCCTCGGCGGCTATCCCCTTGGCAGTTGGAAGCAATACGATCAATACTGTGGTCACCGCCCAGGATGGCTCAACTACCACAACCTACACGGTGGTTGTCACCAGGGCGCCATCGACCAATGCCAACCTGAGCAGCCTGACTCTCTCGAACGGCACACTCATTCCGGCCTTTGCCAGCGGCACAACCTACTACACTGCATCGGTCACCAACGGGACAACTTCAGTCACCGTAACGCCCACTGTACAGGACAGCACAGCAACAGTAACCATCAATGGGGTCAGTGTTGCCAGCGGCACCCCTTCGGGTGCAATCCCCTTGTCCGTTGGCAGCAATACCATTAACACCGTAGTCACCGCCCAGGATGGCTCAACTACCAAGACCTACACGGTGGTTGTCACCAGGGCGCCGTCCACCAACGCCAACCTGAGCAATTTGGCCCTTTCGGCAGGCACCCTGACCCCGGCCTTCGCCAGCGGCACGACGTCCTATGCAGCCTCGGTCAGCAATGCCACTTCTACCATCACCGTAACACCCACCGTTCAGGATGCCACAGCCACCATCACCGTCAATGGGGTGGCCGTGACCAGCGGTACTGCATCGGTGCCTTTTGCTCTGGTCGTTGGCGCCAACACCCTCAATACCGTCGTTACCGCCCAGGATGGCGCCACCACCAAGATCTACACGGTGATGGTTACCAGGGCCGCATCGACCAACGCCAACCTGAATAATTTTGCCCTTTCGTCAGGCACCCTGAGTCCGGCCTTTGCCAGCGGCACGACGTCCTATACTGCCTCGGTCAGCAATGCCACCTCTACCATCACCGTTACGCCCACAGCCCAGGATTCTACTGCCACCATAAAGGTAAATGGGGTAGCAGTGACCAGCGGGACCGCATCGGTGCCCTTTGCCCTTGTGGTCGGTGCCAATACCCTGAATACCGTCGTCACCGCCCAGGATGGCACCACCACCAAGACTTATACGGTTGTCGTAACCCGGGCCCCGTCCACCAATACCAACCTGAGCAACCTGGTTCTCTCCGCGGGCACCCTTTCCCCATCCTTCGCCAGCGGTACGACGTCCTATACCGCTTCCGTCACCAATGCCACATCGAGCATAACCGTTACCCCCACAGTCCAGGACACCACTGCCACCATCAAGGTAAACGGAGCGACTGTCGCCAGCGGTAGTGCCTCTGGTGCCATTACCCTGACGGTGGGGAGCAACACTATCGACACCCAGGTAACCGCTCAGGACGGGACCACCATCAAGACCTATACGGTCGTGGTTACACGGGCAGCCCCAGTCATCAACAGTACAACCGCTTCAGCTCTGACATTTTCCGCCGTCACCCGGTCTTCCATTACCGTTACCGCCCCCTATTCGGGGGATGCCGATAACGACAACAGTTGCGTCATCCGCTGGGGAACCTCCTCCGGAAGCTATCCCAATGTGGCCACTGCCACCAAGACAGGCAGCGCCTATGTGGCAACCATCTCGTCCGGGCTGCAACCGCTAACGCCTTACTTCTTCCAGGCGACCTTCACCGATAGCGATGGTGTAAGCGGCAGCCCGGTCTCCGGCACGCAATCAACCGCAGCTAACGGCGCAACCAGCCCGCTCATGCACAATGGGGCCAACCTGGGCACCAAGTACAATGGTGGCAACTGGGGCGTCGATTACACCTGTGCCACCTGTCACAGCAGGGTTCCCACCAGCAATATAAAGAAGGTGATGACTCTCATCAGTGGCAGGACGGTCTCATTTCTCCAGATGACCGGCGCCACCAACAGTTTCGGAAATGACGGCAGACCGCGCCTCGGGAAATCGACCAACGTCTGCGAGGTATGCCATACACAAACCATCTTCCATCGCTACAGTTCCAATCCTGGTGTTGATCCGCTGCCCGGTGGATACGCCCACAAAAACCGGCTCGATTGTACGACCTGCCATCCCCACAATAAAGGATTTGCCGGTTCCGGCTGCGATGGATGTCACGGCAACCCGCCGACTACGGCCAATATAGACAACAGCAACAATACGGGCATGGTCTGGAGCCCGGAGCCTACCGGCGCTACCAACCCTGTCGGCCCCGGAGGTCACTCCGTCCATGAATCTCGCGGAATCAAATGCGATGCATGTCATAACGGCAACACCATGTCGGATGTCAGCTATACCATTCAGATGGGCTTTAACATCAACGGCACAAACTGGACAGGATTTCCGGGAAGCGCGGCCTTTGGCACTTTCTCCGCGCGCACTCCTACCAATAACAAATACAGCTTTGTCAACAGCAACCCTGGCACAATGGTTCGTCAGTCGCCTAGTGGTCGCAATTCCTGTAACGTCTATTGCCACGGCAACTGGGCCGGAGCAAACGGCAACTTGACTGCCTCCTGGGAGGGAGGCAGTGCCCAGGCCCAATGCGGTGCCTGTCACAGGGCGACGGCCGGCAATCCTCCCACCAATGGCAGCCACCTGGCCCATGCCGGCGCTTCGCCTAACCTGAGGCTTGGCTGCGACAAGTGCCATGGCACCCATACCAACAACACCCATGCGAATGGTACCGTAACCTGGGACCTTACGTCGATTTCAACTTCCGCCAGATATAACGGCGCATTGAGCGGCAGCACCAATGCCATCGCGCCGAGCAGTTCCTATCAGACCTGCAGCAACCTCTACTGCCACAGTACCGTTCAGCCCAACGGAGGAACCGGCAACCCGGCATCATACTTTACGCCAAAATGGGGCGATTCAGCCACCGTCAGCGGTTGCGGTGCCTGTCATACCGATATGCAGGCCAGCGGCACCGGCAACCATCTCAAGCACACTGCCAAATACAGCTGCACGATCTGCCATAATGCCGCCGGTGACAATTCCACCAAGCATGCCGACAACTATATCGATGTTGCCTTCAGCGGCGCCGGTACCGGCACGTCCTATACCCAGGCACGTACCCTTGCCGGATCCGATGGCTACGGCACCTGCTCGACCATCAGTTGCCATGGTTCCGGAGCATCTTCAACCGCCTGGGGCAATACCCTCAACTGTGGTGGATGTCACCTTATTGCCAATCTGAAGGGTGCCCACGGCAAGCATATCAACACTGCCGCCTTGCCCACCCTTTACAACTACACGGCCAACCGCAGCACCACCATCGGCTATAATTTCGGCTGCTCAAACTGCCATCCTTTGGATGTTCTGACCAAGCACGTCGATGGATACATCGATGTGACCCTCAATGCCACCAACACCGGCAACGGCGGAAGCGTCGGTTACCTGCGGTCCCGCAACTCAGCCACCGCCGACGGCCTTGCTCCAAGCAAGGGAGCATCGGGCATATATGGCACCAGCGGCGCCTCCGTTCGCTGTTCCGCCTCCTACTGTCACAGTAATGCCTATGCGGGCAATCAGAAGTTCATCGATTCACCCGACTGGTACGGGTCCTACACCGGCACCGACAAGTGCGCCATGTGCCATGGCAACTCGCCGAACGCCAACGACCCCACCAATCAGCCCGGTTCACCGGCCCATTACAGCAAGAACTTCCTGGGCTTCGCCAATATCAGTAGCGGCCATGTCATCGGTATTCACGCCAAAAACATCTTTACCGGCAGGTTCGGTCTAGCCGCTGTCGGCAATACCGCTGTCGGCAGTCACGGGAACGCATCCACCTCATCGACGATCAACTGTAACATGTGCCACTACAGCACCGTTACCACCTATGCCAACGACAAGAACAAGGCGTGTGCCCCATGCCATTCCTCCACTCCCAAAAATCCGGCGGAGCTCATTGCCGACAAGACCTTCCATATCAATGGCAAGGTGGACGTGGCATTTGCCCCCATCAGGGTCAAATCAAAGGCCCAGATCCGCGGCGCCGATTACAACAGTTCTCTCTGGTCGCGGCAGGTGGGTTACAAGGTTTCCGGTGCCTATGACGTGGCATTCAAGACCTTCACCACTGCCACCCAATGGAACGAAACGACTAAGACCTGCTCCAATATCGCCTGCCACAACGGAGCCAGCGTCAAGTGGGGTGATACGGGCGGCGTGACCAACTGTGCCTCTTGCCACTTCTAG
- a CDS encoding NfeD family protein has translation MNILWWHWLVLGLVLIGLELVVPSFTIIWFGLGAILVSIFLAIYPTFSLPLQILTWSVASIVFTFVWFRFFNPRTSKTFSGSAKGTVLGETGLVIRGAEPYTKGTVKFQLPLLGADEWPCMADEPLEIGDRVKVVNVEGHVMKVTKLKKGES, from the coding sequence GTGAATATATTGTGGTGGCATTGGCTGGTGCTCGGTCTGGTTCTCATCGGTCTTGAGCTGGTCGTTCCCTCCTTCACCATCATCTGGTTCGGCCTTGGCGCGATCCTGGTCAGCATCTTCCTGGCTATTTATCCTACCTTTTCCCTTCCTCTGCAGATACTCACATGGAGCGTCGCCTCCATCGTCTTTACCTTCGTCTGGTTCCGTTTTTTCAATCCCCGCACCAGTAAGACCTTTTCCGGCTCCGCCAAAGGGACCGTCCTTGGTGAAACCGGTCTCGTTATCCGTGGCGCCGAGCCGTACACCAAGGGCACGGTCAAGTTTCAGCTGCCGCTTCTGGGGGCCGATGAATGGCCCTGCATGGCCGATGAACCCCTGGAGATCGGGGATCGGGTCAAGGTGGTGAATGTGGAAGGGCATGTGATGAAGGTGACAAAACTCAAAAAAGGAGAAAGCTGA